In Arvicola amphibius chromosome 1, mArvAmp1.2, whole genome shotgun sequence, one DNA window encodes the following:
- the LOC119818052 gene encoding 40S ribosomal protein S25-like produces the protein MAAPSTLPIAIQKLTPQVVLLHLRGNRRWMFGNFITPPKDDKKKKDAGKSAKKDKDPVNKSGGKAKKKKLSKGKVWDKLNNLVLFDKATYDKLWKEVPNYKLITPAVVSERLKIRGSLARAALQELLSKGLIRLVSKHRAQVIYTRNTKGGDAPAAGEDA, from the exons ATGGCTGCACCCAGCACTCTTCCCATTGCCATTCAGAAGCTCACCCCACAGGTTGTGCTCCTCCATCTTCGAGGCAATAGGAGATGGATGTTTGGAAA CTTCATCACGCCACCCAAGGAtgacaagaagaagaaagatgccggAAAGTCGGccaaaaaagacaaagacccaGTAAATAAGTCTGGTGGCAAGGCCAAAAAGAAGAAGTTGTCCAAAGGCAAAGTTTGGGACAAGCTCAACAATCTAGTCCTGTTTGACAAGGCTACATACGACAAACTCTGGAAGGAAGTTCCCAACTATAAACTTATTACTCCAGCCGTGGTCTCTGAGAGACTGAAGATTCGCGGTTCCTTGGCCAGGGCAGCCCTTCAGGAGCTCCTTAGTAAAGGGCTCATCAGGCTGGTTTCAAAGCACAGAGCCCAAGTAATTTACACCAGAAACACAAAGGGTGGAGATGCCCCAGCTGCTGGTGAAGATGCATGA